The following are encoded together in the Lactuca sativa cultivar Salinas chromosome 1, Lsat_Salinas_v11, whole genome shotgun sequence genome:
- the LOC111915905 gene encoding alkaline ceramidase, translating to MTSFWGPVTSTTEWCEQNYVHSSYIAEFYNTISNIPSIVLALIGLVIALSQQFEKRFSILHISNMILAIGSMLFHATLQRLQQQGDETPMVWEMLLYIYILYSPHWHYKTTMPTFLFLYGVLFAIFHSQIRSNFGFKAHYITLCLLCIPRMYKYYIHTHDKNAKHLAKLYLITLFLGLSCWGFDRVFCRKISIWEFNPQGHALWHVFMAFNSYFANEFLMFCRAQQRGWDPRVVYFMGGFPYVKIEKPKAQ from the exons ATGACAAGTTTTTGGGGTCCTGTTACATCAACTACAGAATGGTGTGAACAGAATTATGTGCACTCTTCTTACATTGCTGAATTTTACAACACGATTTCAAATATCCCAAGCATTGTTTTGGCACTTATTGGACTTGTGATTGCATTAAGTCAACAGTTTGAGAAAAGATTCAGCATTCTTCACATCTCCAATATGATCCTTGCTATTGGGAGCATGTTGTTTCATGCTACACTGCAACGACT GCAACAACAAGGAGATGAAACACCAATGGTATGGGAAATGCTATTATACATCTACATCCTCTACTCTCCACATTGGCATTACAAAACCACAATGCCCACTTTTCTCTTCCTCTATGGTGTCCTTTTTGCAATCTTTCATTCCCAAATTCGTTCCAATTTTGGTTTCAAAGCTCATTACATAACACTTTGTCTTCTTTGCATCCCGAGAATGTACAAATACTACATTCACACACACGATAAGAACGCAAAACATCTAGCAAAACTCTACCTCATCACTTTATTCCTTGGCCTTTCATGTTGGGGTTTTGATCGGGTTTTTTGTAGGAAGATTTCTATTTGGGAGTTTAATCCACAAGGGCATGCGTTGTGGCATGTGTTCATGGCGTTTAATTCGTATTTTGCTAATGAGTTTTTGATGTTTTGTCGGGCTCAACAAAGGGGGTGGGACCCACGGGTTGTGTATTTTATGGGGGGCTTTCCGTATGTTAAAATCGAAAAACCAAAGGCTCAGTGA
- the LOC111915933 gene encoding uncharacterized protein LOC111915933 yields MREDNEKIFKVTSENAPENEKLTSLTVQKDIVYCFSKEIIKSICDEISKDVFAILVDDSSDTGIVKERFIGVVHVLDTSSLTLKPIIDTVFSNNNLSMAQVRGKGYDGASNMSGAFNVVVAVSKKHDDVEEFFEQLDSVVTVVCGSCKRKDMIREMQKETVVAEIGIGETEPGRGLNQEISFVQAGDTRWDMQIQDFGDKFSEVGMKLMENMAALSPCDLFSSFDKAKLLKLSEI; encoded by the exons ATGAG AGAAGATAATGAGAAGATTTTTAAAGTTACTTCAGAAAATGCTCCAGAAAATGAAAAGTTGACTTCTCTCACGGTTCAAAAAGATATTGTCTATTGCTTTTCAAAAGAGATAATCAAGTCCATTTGTGATGAAATTAGTAAAGACGTGTTTGCTATTTTAGTTGATGATTctagtgat ACTGGGATTGTAAAGGAAAGATTTATTGGAGTTGTTCACGTGTTGGATACATCTTCTTTGACTCTTAAACCCATCATTGATACCGTATTTTCCAACAATAACTTGAGTATGGCTCAG GTGAGGGGAAAAGGTTATGATGGAGCAAGTAATATGAGTGGTGCATTCAACG TGGTTGTGGCGGTTTCAAAGAAACATGATGATGTTGAAGAATTCTTTGAACAACTAGATTCGGTGGTTACTGTCGTTTGTGGGTCTTGTAAGAGAAAAGATATGATACGAGAGATGCAAAAAGAAACGGTGGTAGCTGAAATTGGTATTGGTGAAACTGAACCAGGAAGAGGCTTGAATCAAGAGATTTCTTTTGTTCAAGCTGGAGATACTAGATGGG ATATGCAAATTCAAGATTTTGGGGACAAATTTAGTGAAGTTGGCATGAAGTTGATGGAGAACATGGCAGCTTTGAGTCCTTGTGACTTATTTTCTAGTTTTGATAAAGCAAAGTTGTTAAAGCTAAGCGAGATATAA
- the LOC111915906 gene encoding ubiquitin carboxyl-terminal hydrolase 2 has translation MGKKVNKKAARSAQKDKRIPSFSPKTVSQDIIPSVDTVINGVSVIKETKTCPHHEKGINFENFSLKIASLESHKCDDCRESVNDRRTKKGKKNKGNGSKSDSNSNSIWVCLECGHFSCGGVGFPTTPQTHAARHSKQNHHPLVIKFANPNLRWCFICNTLIPVQNGEQKDTLSEFVKALKTQSIETRKDVDDSDTAELISVNTLENGGYIVRGLVNLGNTCFFNSVLQNLLAMDKLRDHLLRLEGTLGPLMVSLKKLFVETSQSTGGKNVINPRAFFGCVCVKAPQFRGFQQHDSHELLRCLLDGMCNEESGIRKRSQNGNATQEHVPTFVDTIFGGQISSTVSCLECGHNSIVYEPYLDLSLPLPTKRSPPSKRVQLVSKSKKTKLPPKRTGKFRSKNKKEKDSKVDQSFMKISIIEENSGPTKSIEPCVNGQVESVVLEETTSWLDYLEPTSESCIEDMSRLHDSGNSNEVSWRDESHVKVQESEVTSAMESRNEDPSGIQDSGDNNGVCWKDEGYLKVQESEVVSTTESRNEDLSGIQDSGDNNGVSGKDEPHVKVQESKTTESYIADTSGIQDSRNNNNVSWKDKPQLKVEGSEVTSTMELQNPDASGIQDSGNSSVVSWKDEAQIKIQDSEVTSTTESHNKDPSVIQDSGNNNEVSTSGGNEITKEPLEVDGFGFGGLFDEPELDIKPLSNGDEKKGLMTTSNSESDPDDIDDNNSPVSVEKCLAYFTTPELLTKTEHAWQCEQCSKHQRTILKNKTRGKNGISCDSGVDHLLPNGFGSQDTESCSVNKSNGECKKHESDSSEDDDVDSKSAKVARDASKRILISRAPPVLTVHLKRFCQDARGRLSKLNGHVSFRDTIDLKPYMDPSCCKDKETYKYKLMGVVEHLGSMRGGHYVAYVKGGDCVWYHASDAYIRVTSLEEVLRCEAYILFYEAM, from the exons ATGGGGAAAAAGGTCAACAAGAAGGCAGCCCGCAGTGCTCAAAAGGACAAACGGATTCCATCTTTTTCTCCCAAAACAGTTTCACAAGACATCATTCCATCCGTTGATACAGTCATCAATGGAGTTTCTGTTATTAAAGAGACTAAAACATGTCCTCATCATGAAAAGGGCAtcaattttgaaaacttttccttAAAAATAGCATCACTTGAGTCTCACAAATGTGATGATTGTAGAGAAAGTGTGAACGATAGAAGGACAAAAAAGGGAAAAAAGAATAAAGGAAATGGTTCAAAATCcgattccaattccaattccataTGGGTATGCTTGGAATGTGGTCATTTTTCATGTGGTGGTGTTGGGTTCCCAACAACCCCTCAAACCCATGCAGCACGCCATTCAAAACAAAATCACCATCCATTAGTTATAAaatttgcaaaccctaatttaagaTGGTGTTTCATTTGCAATACACTTATTCCAGTTCAAAATGGAGAACAAAAAGACACATTATCCGAATTTGTTAAAGCATTAAAGACCCAATCGATAGAAACGCGTAAAGATGTTGATGATAGTGATACAGCCGAGTTAATTTCCGTAAATACCCTTGAAAATGGTGGATACATAGTAAGGGGCTTAGTGAATTTAGGAAACACTTGTTTCTTCAATTCAGTTTTGCAAAATCTTTTAGCAATGGATAAATTGCGGGATCATCTCTTGAGACTTGAGGGAACTTTAGGGCCTCTTATGGTGTCTTTAAAGAAACTTTTTGTTGAAACTAGTCAATCAACAGGGGGCAAGAATGTCATTAATCCACGAGCCTTTTTTGGGTGTGTTTGTGTCAAGGCTCCACAATTTAGAGGATTTCAACAACATGATAGTCATGAATTGCTTCGATGCTTGCTTGATGGAATGTGTAATGAGGAATCTGGTATAAGAAAACGTTCTCAAAATGGTAATGCTACTCAAGAACATGTTCCTACTTTTGTGGATACCATTTTTGGAGGACAAATTTCTAGCACTGTTAGTTGTTTGGAATGTGGGCATAATTCGATAGTATATGAGCCATATTTAGATCTCTCATTACCTTTACCTACTAAAAGATCTCCTCCATCTAAAAGGGTTCAGTTGGTTTCTAAATCCAAGAAAACAAAACTTCCTCCAAAAAGAACGGGAAAATTTCGGTCAAAGAATAAAAAGGAAAAGGATTCCAAAGTAGACCAAAGTTTTATGAAAATTTCAATCATTGAAGAAAACTCGGGACCCACAAAGTCTATTGAACCATGTGTTAATGGGCAAGTTGAGTCTGTTGTTTTAGAGGAAACAACATCATGGTTGGATTACCTTGAACCAACTTCGGAATCATGTATTGAAGACATGTCAAGACTTCATGATTCCGGGAATAGCAATGAAGTTTCTTGGAGAGACGAATCCCATGTAAAAGTTCAAGAATCTGAAGTTACCTCAGCTATGGAATCACGTAATGAAGACCCGTCAGGAATTCAAGATTCCGGAGATAACAATGGAGTTTGTTGGAAAGATGAAGGCTACTTAAAAGTTCAAGAAtctgaagttgtctcaactacgGAATCTCGTAATGAAGACCTTTCAGGAATTCAAGATTCCGGAGATAACAATGGAGTTTCTGGGAAAGATGAACCCCATGTAAAAGTTCAAGAATCTAAAACTACGGAATCATATATTGCGGACACATCAGGAATCCAAGATTCCAGAAATAACAACAATGTTTCTTGGAAAGACAAACCCCAGTTAAAAGTTGAAGGATCTGAAGTTACTTCAACTATGGAATTACAGAATCCGGACGCTTCAGGAATCCAAGATTCCGGAAACAGCAGCGTAGTTTCTTGGAAAGATGAAGCCCAAATAAAAATCCAAGACTCTGAAGTTACCTCAACAACGGAATCACATAACAAAGACCCATCAGTGATTCAAGATTCTGGAAATAACAACGAAGTTTCAACAAGTGGTGGCAATGAAATTACAAAAGAACCCTTGGAAGTTGATGGGTTTGGATTTGGAGGTCTGTTTGATGAACCCGAGCTTGATATAAAACCCTTGTCAAATGGAGATGAAAAAAAAGGTTTAATGACTACAAGCAACAGTGAATCTGATCCTGATGATATTGATGACAACAATTCTCCAGTTTCAGTGGAGAAATGTTTGGCTTACTTCACTACCCCTGAGCTTCTAACAAAAACCGAACACGCGTGGCAGTGTGAACAATGTTCAAAACACCAAAGGACGATACTAAAGAACAAAACCAGGGGTAAAAATGGAATTTCATGTGATTCAGGCGTTGACCACTTGCTTCCCAATGGGTTCGGGAGTCAGGATACTGAATCTTGCAGTGTAAACAAATCCAATGGTGAATGTAAGAAACATGAGTCAGATAGCAGTGAAGATGATGACGTGGATTCCAAGAGTGCCAAGGTGGCGAGAGATGCGTCTAAGAGGATTTTGATCAGTCGGGCCCCACCGGTTTTGACTGTTCATCTGAAAAGATTCTGCCAAGATGCTCGGGGGCGTTTAAGTAAATTAAACGGCCATGTCAGCTTTAGAGATACAATCGATCTTAAACCCTACATGGACCCTAG TTGTTGTAAAGACAAGGAGACATACAAATACAAATTAATGGGAGTGGTGGAGCATTTAGGGTCAATGAGGGGAGGCCATTATGTGGCGTATGTGAAAGGAGGTGATTGCGTATGGTATCATGCCAGCGATGCGTATATCCGTGTGACTTCTTTGGAGGAAGTTCTTCGGTGTGAGGCCTACATTTTGTTCTATGAAGCAATGTGA
- the LOC111915907 gene encoding uncharacterized protein LOC111915907, with the protein MFSLFYGLWKYLVSKTEFHVLILGIDKAGKTTLLEKLKTQYSSLEGLPPDRIVPTVGLNIGRIETSNTKLVFWDLGGQSGLRSIWEKYYEEAHAVIFVVDASCPSRFEDSKSALEKVLRHEDLQGAPLLILANKQDLADAVSAEELAQYLDLKKLDERAYTFEAVSGYDGTGITETVNWLVDVMERSKRTEMLRVRAGVANSSGA; encoded by the exons ATGTTTTCATTGTTTTATGGACTTTGGAAATATCTGGTCAGTAAGACAGAGTTTCATGTATTGATTCTTGGAATTGACAAGGCTGGAAAAACA ACCTTACTGGAGAAATTGAAGACACAATATTCAAGCTTAGAAGGCCTTCCCCCTGATCGAATTGTTCCTACTGTTGGACTCAATATTGGTCGAATAGAAACTTCAAATACAAAACTTGTGTTTTGGGATCTTGGAGGTCAG TCTGGTCTTCGTTCAATTTGGGAGAAATATTATGAGGAAGCACATGCTGTTATCTTTGTAGTTGATGCTTCTTGTCCATCACGTTTTGAAGATTCCAAATCTGCCCTTG AAAAGGTGCTTAGGCATGAGGATCTGCAAGGTGCTCCTCTTCTAATACTAGCCAACAAGCAG GATCTTGCTGATGCTGTATCAGCAGAAGAACTTGCTCAGTATTTGGACCTTAAGAAATTAGATGAAAGAGCTTATACATTTGAAGCTGTTTCAGGGTACGATGG GACTGGAATAACGGAAACTGTGAACTGGCTAGTAGATGTTATGGAAAGAAGCAAGCGGACTGAAATGTTGAGAGTTCGTGCAGGTGTTGCAAATAGCAGTGGCGCTTAG